CGGGCGGGCCGAGCTTCGGCGGCGCCTACTCGAAACAGCCGAGCGACCGGATATACGCGATCGACTCGGCGATTGCCAGCTTGGTCTCGAGCTCGCTCAGCTCGACCCCTTTGATCCCCTCGAATTCAAGCGTAACCGGCCCCGCATACGTGTGCTCGCGAAGCACGTTGAGCACTCCAGGCACGTCTACGACACCCTGGCCCACAGCAGGGAAGTTCCAGGTCTCGAACTCCCCCGAATGGTCTTTGATCTCGACCGTGGCGACATAGTCGATGATCTTCTTCAATTCGGTTACCGCGTCGGTATTCTTGTTGTAGTAGGTGATGTTGGCGGTGTCGAAATTGACCCGTATGTTGGGATGATTAATGGCCTTCATGGTTTCGAGGTGCACGTCGCCGTTGGTCCCGAGGTCGGGATGGGTTTCGAGCGCGATGGTGACGCCGTGCTGGGCCGCGATATCGCCCGCGCGCCGCAGCCGGTCGAACACGGCTTCTTTGGGCGCATCGTTGCGTTTTGCCGAAAGAAACATGTATTTCACGCCCATCTTCTCGCATACGGCAAGTTGCTGTCCGAGCTCTTCCACGCTCGCATCCTTCGAAAGGTCGGTGCTGCCGCGCATGACCAGGGGTTTCAGGCCATGCTCTGCCAGACGCGCCATCTCCGTCTCGGCATCCGCGGGGGCAGGCACGTTCATAAACACGTACCGCACGCCAAGATTGTGCAGATGAGACAGGGCTGCATCCTGGTATTTCCCGTAGTTCGCCAGCCGGCACGCCAAGCGGTTCGTAAGCGCCTCAGACGGCTTCTGCTCAGCGGCGGCATGCAACGGCGTTCTCGCGCAAGCCAGCGTCAGCCCGGTCAGGATCAACACCGCGAATAAACAGACTGCTCCCCTCTTACGCATTGATCGGACTCCTCCCAGTCATTCAGGACCAACCCTATGCTTTGCCGATTTCCTTACGGTGCGCCCACACTTTTTCGAACGCGCGGACATATTGCTCCGTTACCTCAGGCAAATCCTCGTAAAACAACGGTAAATAGATGCACGAGCGGTTCACTTGCTCACACCCGGGGAGCGACTTGGGCACGTCCGGCTTGTGGTGCCACCATTGCTCTTCCGAGTATATATTGAACTTATGCTGCTCGGGATAGGCGCCCGACGACGCGCTCACACCTTCGGCCCGAAGCGCCTTCAGAACCTGTTCTCGCGTAAACCCGGCCTTCGCTTCGTCCAGGAAAAGCATATTCACGGAATAATACACACGTTCCATATCGTCCCGGCAATACGGCTCGCTCAATCCGGCAAGCTGGGTAATCCGGCCGTTCAACGCGCGCACCCGGGCACGCACCGCCGCGTTGCGTTCGTCCAGCACGGCGAGCTGTTTGCGCGCCAGCACGGCGGCAATCGGGTGAATGCGGTACTTCTGCCCGAAACCGGTCCCGTTGTACTTGCGGTATGGGCTATTCTCAGGGAACTTCGGCGGGTCTTCATAGTGGCCGAAGGCCGCCGCGCGTTCGTAATACTCCTGGGTCTGGTAATTGCCCATTCCCCCTTCGATGGCCGGAAGTACTTTGGTCGCCTGAAAACTGAAAATGGCCATATCCCCCCACGCGCCCATCTTCTTGCCCTGAAGCGACGCACCGTGGGCATGCGCGGCGTCTTCGCAGACAATCAGCCCATGCTCCTTCGCAAACGCGCAGATCTGGTCCATATTGCAGGGAAGCCCCCACGAATGCATCGGGACCATGGCTTTGGTGTTTGGCGTGAGCTTCTTGGCGGCATCCTCAAGATCGAAACATGCGGTACGCGGATCAATATCGATGAAGATGGGCACGTAATCGAAGAACCGCATGGGAAGGATAGTGGCGAAGAAGGTGTACGACGGCACCATAATCTCGCTTCCGGGAGGCAGATTGAGCGCGAAGAACATCGATGTAAGCGTACTTGTCCCGTTGTAGTGCGCCTTTGCGTACGGAACATCGTGATATTCTCGCCATTCCTGTTCGAGAACAGGCAGGTCGCGGTACACCGTGCTCGCTGAAAGATCGAGGACCTCCCAGACCGCCTGTTTCTCGGTCTCGCCAAAGCGCGGCCATTTGGTGGCGGCGGCAATCGTCTCCTTGGGGACGGTTACCGATGCGGCTCCGCCGTCCATTGCCAGCGCTTCCCTGCTTAGGACCGCCGTGGATGCGGATGAGCCCAGGGTTGTGCACCCGCCAACAGTGGCGCCTGCGGCGGCGGCTCCCGTGTTACGCAGGAACGTCCGCCTCGACATGCTTCTGCTTTCTTTCCCCCGAAAACGTTTCATCACCCCTCCTTCACGTGTGACCGTGTTTACTGGTGCTTCGTGCTTTCGTCCGGCGTCCGTCAGGCCAGTTCGCCACGGTGCGCCCACACTTTTTCGAACGCCTTGATGTACTGGTCGACGAGTTCGGGCACCTCTTTGGTGAAATACGGCAGCGCGATGCTGGTCGCGTTCGCCTGGTCGGAACCAGGCAACTCGGGGATGACGGGTTTGTGGTGCCACCATTCATCCTCGGCATACAACGGGAGTTTGTGCTGCAGCGTGTAGCTTAACGCGCTCGCATTCACGCCCTCCGCCTTGAGCGCTTCCACCGCGGCATCGCGCGACATGCCCGCCTCGGCCTCGTCAATGAACAGCATGTTCCACGAGTAATACAGGCGCTGCATATCGCTGCGGCCGCTTGACTGCTCGTACAGTCCGGGAAGCTGCGTCAGGGCGTCGTTCAGGCGGCGAATCTGCCTGGCGCCCGCCGCGTTGCGCTCCTCGAGACCTTGCATCTGGCAGCGCGCCAGTTCCGCGGCAAGCGGGTGCATCCGGAATTTGAGGCCAAATCCCGACCCTTTGTATTTGAAGACCGGGCTGTCAGAGGGGATGCCCGGCATCTCGTAATTGCCGAAGGCCGTGGCCCGCTCGAAGTCTTCTTTGTTCTGGTACATGCCCATGCCGCCCTCGATCGCCGGCAGCGGCTTGCTCATCTGATAGCTGTAGATGGACATCCGGCCCCACGTGCCCACGTACTTGTCTTTCAATTTGGCGCAGTGAGCGTGCGCGGAATCCTCGAGCACAATCAACCCCTTCTCATCGGCCCACTCGCAGATCAGGTCCATATCAGCCGGCAACCCGATCCAATGC
The Candidatus Hydrogenedentota bacterium DNA segment above includes these coding regions:
- a CDS encoding sugar phosphate isomerase/epimerase family protein; its protein translation is MRKRGAVCLFAVLILTGLTLACARTPLHAAAEQKPSEALTNRLACRLANYGKYQDAALSHLHNLGVRYVFMNVPAPADAETEMARLAEHGLKPLVMRGSTDLSKDASVEELGQQLAVCEKMGVKYMFLSAKRNDAPKEAVFDRLRRAGDIAAQHGVTIALETHPDLGTNGDVHLETMKAINHPNIRVNFDTANITYYNKNTDAVTELKKIIDYVATVEIKDHSGEFETWNFPAVGQGVVDVPGVLNVLREHTYAGPVTLEFEGIKGVELSELETKLAIAESIAYIRSLGCFE
- a CDS encoding DegT/DnrJ/EryC1/StrS aminotransferase family protein, with amino-acid sequence MKRFRGKESRSMSRRTFLRNTGAAAAGATVGGCTTLGSSASTAVLSREALAMDGGAASVTVPKETIAAATKWPRFGETEKQAVWEVLDLSASTVYRDLPVLEQEWREYHDVPYAKAHYNGTSTLTSMFFALNLPPGSEIMVPSYTFFATILPMRFFDYVPIFIDIDPRTACFDLEDAAKKLTPNTKAMVPMHSWGLPCNMDQICAFAKEHGLIVCEDAAHAHGASLQGKKMGAWGDMAIFSFQATKVLPAIEGGMGNYQTQEYYERAAAFGHYEDPPKFPENSPYRKYNGTGFGQKYRIHPIAAVLARKQLAVLDERNAAVRARVRALNGRITQLAGLSEPYCRDDMERVYYSVNMLFLDEAKAGFTREQVLKALRAEGVSASSGAYPEQHKFNIYSEEQWWHHKPDVPKSLPGCEQVNRSCIYLPLFYEDLPEVTEQYVRAFEKVWAHRKEIGKA
- a CDS encoding aminotransferase class I/II-fold pyridoxal phosphate-dependent enzyme codes for the protein MMDQKANHTNGQPTRRAFLKTTGAAAAGIALAGQRTASAAAEKLAKDGGPKAVTVDFGDAAKWPLYGEKEEKAIVELLRHPSYDPIKKLEDEWCAHFGMPFAKAHFNGTSALASMFFALNLPPGSEIMVPSYTFFATITPMRLFGLVPVFVDINPRTLNFDLEDAKKRITPNTKAVLPVHWIGLPADMDLICEWADEKGLIVLEDSAHAHCAKLKDKYVGTWGRMSIYSYQMSKPLPAIEGGMGMYQNKEDFERATAFGNYEMPGIPSDSPVFKYKGSGFGLKFRMHPLAAELARCQMQGLEERNAAGARQIRRLNDALTQLPGLYEQSSGRSDMQRLYYSWNMLFIDEAEAGMSRDAAVEALKAEGVNASALSYTLQHKLPLYAEDEWWHHKPVIPELPGSDQANATSIALPYFTKEVPELVDQYIKAFEKVWAHRGELA